A window of the Caldisericota bacterium genome harbors these coding sequences:
- a CDS encoding DEAD/DEAH box helicase, with translation MIKYIIEELKKNKNYYNQFVRIFEVPGKSFDLLSIPDFLHDTLRQYLLQQGILSLFPHQIKTINSIKNGENVIITTGTATGKTLSFNLPVLDYLLKNKSSTALYIYPTKALAHDQLKKINDILVNEDIILGAYDGDTPFSERNFLKKRACILLTNPDILHVGILPYHTNWSKFFSRLKFVVIDEAHYYRGILGSHMSEVMRRLRRISHYYGSFPQFILSSATLQNPEEFAFKLIGERVRKVGFLTAAPFKKYFIIFDPLCIDAKTNLKRSIYKEAAWIMEELLKNNLRTIVFARSRRGVEMVTKDLLSKVNTTDRSLISSYRAGYLKKLRNDIEEKLRNGEIKIIITTNALELGIDIGDLDVTIIIGYPGTISSVFQESGRSGRNSESVTIFIAGVNPLDQYFVKDPDYLFRESFESIAINPDNPHILTPHIKCASYEMPINDTIDFEYFGRNLKDSLSTLSRQEVLERRGYKFYYALRDYPAAKVHIRGGSGQDIMLISEETNEVLEIVSMRRAVEEVFKGAIYFHLADPYFVHELNLQDKYALLSKTNLNYYTDSLTIHRIDIKGMNKKEKFHGLDMYFGDVLVSEATIGFMKKQYGTDRKIGEEELKLPMMTFTTKAFWFTLNLSLEKLIKETEEDILGTIHAVEHLLVAMMPIVVMCDRNDVGGVSHSLHPDTGKATIFVYDGAEGGVGLAEKGFERAEELFTAAYKTVLTCSCKTGCPSCIFSPKCGNRNSPLSKRGAIVLLREILK, from the coding sequence ATGATTAAATATATTATTGAAGAACTTAAGAAAAATAAGAACTACTACAATCAATTTGTAAGGATATTTGAAGTTCCAGGCAAGTCTTTTGATTTGCTTTCTATTCCAGATTTTTTGCATGACACTCTTCGGCAATATCTCTTACAGCAGGGTATATTATCGCTTTTTCCTCACCAGATTAAGACAATAAATTCTATTAAAAACGGAGAAAATGTTATTATTACAACTGGTACAGCAACCGGCAAAACACTGTCCTTTAATCTGCCAGTGCTAGATTATCTTCTGAAAAATAAAAGCAGCACTGCTCTTTATATTTATCCTACAAAAGCATTGGCACATGACCAGCTTAAAAAGATTAACGACATACTTGTCAATGAAGATATTATACTTGGGGCTTATGATGGAGATACGCCTTTTTCTGAAAGAAATTTTTTAAAGAAAAGAGCTTGCATTCTCCTTACAAATCCTGACATACTTCATGTTGGCATTTTGCCATATCATACGAACTGGAGCAAATTTTTTTCTCGACTAAAATTTGTTGTAATCGATGAAGCTCATTATTATAGGGGAATTTTGGGTTCACATATGAGTGAAGTAATGAGGAGGTTAAGGCGTATTTCTCATTACTATGGAAGTTTTCCTCAGTTTATCTTATCATCTGCGACGCTTCAAAATCCGGAGGAATTTGCGTTTAAGCTTATAGGGGAGCGAGTACGAAAGGTGGGATTTTTAACTGCGGCTCCTTTTAAAAAATACTTTATTATTTTTGACCCACTTTGCATTGATGCTAAAACAAACTTAAAAAGGAGTATTTACAAAGAAGCAGCTTGGATTATGGAAGAACTTTTAAAAAACAATCTGCGAACTATTGTTTTTGCACGGTCAAGACGAGGCGTTGAAATGGTAACGAAAGACCTTTTGAGCAAAGTAAATACTACTGATAGGAGCCTTATTTCGTCATATAGAGCGGGTTACTTGAAGAAATTGAGAAATGACATTGAAGAGAAACTACGAAATGGCGAAATTAAAATCATTATTACTACAAATGCGCTTGAGTTAGGCATAGACATCGGAGATCTTGATGTGACTATTATTATTGGTTATCCCGGAACAATTTCTAGTGTTTTTCAGGAATCGGGGCGTTCGGGTAGGAACAGTGAATCTGTTACAATTTTTATTGCAGGAGTAAATCCACTCGATCAATATTTTGTTAAAGATCCGGATTACCTTTTCAGAGAAAGCTTTGAAAGTATTGCAATTAACCCGGATAATCCTCACATTCTTACTCCTCATATTAAATGTGCTTCTTATGAAATGCCGATCAATGACACTATAGACTTCGAATACTTTGGGAGAAACTTGAAGGACAGTTTAAGCACTCTCTCTCGTCAAGAAGTTTTAGAGCGAAGAGGATATAAATTTTACTATGCTTTAAGAGATTACCCTGCTGCTAAAGTACATATCAGGGGTGGTAGTGGTCAGGATATTATGCTCATAAGCGAAGAAACTAACGAAGTGCTTGAGATAGTTTCTATGAGAAGAGCCGTTGAGGAAGTTTTTAAAGGGGCAATTTACTTTCACCTTGCTGATCCATATTTTGTGCATGAACTTAATTTACAGGATAAATACGCGCTTCTTTCAAAGACTAATTTAAACTACTATACAGATTCTCTTACCATTCATAGGATAGATATCAAAGGTATGAATAAGAAAGAAAAGTTTCATGGTTTAGATATGTATTTTGGCGATGTTTTGGTTAGTGAAGCGACAATTGGTTTTATGAAGAAGCAATATGGTACGGATAGAAAAATAGGCGAAGAAGAGCTGAAGCTTCCCATGATGACTTTTACTACAAAAGCATTTTGGTTTACATTAAATTTATCTCTTGAAAAGCTTATTAAGGAGACGGAAGAAGACATTTTAGGCACTATTCATGCTGTTGAGCATTTACTTGTTGCAATGATGCCGATAGTTGTTATGTGTGATAGAAATGATGTTGGAGGAGTTTCTCATTCTCTTCATCCAGATACTGGTAAAGCAACAATATTTGTGTATGATGGAGCAGAGGGAGGCGTTGGTCTTGCTGAAAAAGGTTTTGAACGCGCTGAAGAACTGTTTACTGCTGCATATAAAACAGTTTTAACTTGTTCTTGCAAAACAGGGTGCCCTTCTTGCATTTTTTCTCCAAAGTGCGGAAATAGAAACAGTCCCCTTAGCAAACGTGGCGCAATTGTATTATTGAGAGAGATACTTAAATGA